A stretch of the Cydia amplana chromosome 6, ilCydAmpl1.1, whole genome shotgun sequence genome encodes the following:
- the LOC134649184 gene encoding peroxisomal membrane protein PEX13-like yields the protein MARLTIAVFALIGCAVAEPPSYHYSAPSSILLVGGGHGSGGYSSGGYSSGGYSSGHSSLSSGGHYTSVPVGHQSSEGYHIDPHLLDKIKHIILKDEIQNQAYQQSSSHGHGISSHYGPPAPVYGVPHDRIVGVELEHIQQGLQVAQYHQAEIDSGYAGGYSGGYSSGGYSSGSGHGFSSGGFSGHSGPSITYTTIGVPSGSYGVPSPASTYGSPHH from the exons ATGGCCCGACTTACCATT GCCGTCTTCGCCCTCATCGGGTGCGCCGTTGCCGAGCCCCCAAGCTACCACTACTCCGCCCCCTCCTCCATCCTCCTCGTTGGCGGCGGCCACGGCTCCGGCGGCTACAGCTCCGGCGGCTACAGCTCTGGCGGCTACAGCTCTGGACACAGCAGCCTAAGCAGCGGGGGCCATTACACCTCCGTCCCAGTCGGACATCAGAGCTCAGAAGGCTACCACATCGACCCTCATCTATTAGACAAAATCAAGCACATCATCCTTAAAGACGAAATCCAAAACCAGGCTTACCAGCAATCTTCATCCCACGGCCATGGTATCTCCTCTCACTACGGCCCACCAGCGCCTGTATATGGTGTGCCCCATGACAGAATCGTCGGCGTCGAGCTGGAACACATCCAGCAAGGTCTCCAAGTAGCTCAGTACCATCAGGCTGAGATCGATTCTGGTTACGCTGGCGGTTACTCCGGTGGTTACTCAAGCGGTGGTTACTCCAGTGGATCTGGACATGGTTTCTCCAGCGGCGGATTCTCTGGTCACTCCGGTCCCTCCATCACGTACACCACCATCGGTGTCCCGTCAGGTTCCTACGGCGTCCCGTCCCCGGCATCAACTTACGGATCTCCTCACCATTAA